The Sander lucioperca isolate FBNREF2018 chromosome 15, SLUC_FBN_1.2, whole genome shotgun sequence genome window below encodes:
- the insyn2ab gene encoding inhibitory synaptic factor 2A isoform X2: MVSKEDAKCIVLSNSDESDSETGPSHNLDAQPGPELGKQQVKKRNKALQVRFKDICDAQNEHRGKHSRSISCKVTHRKYMTMPARRSIPNVTKSTGVQTSPDLTKQYKTFPFERKKGHTFKHTALVEDYKGQNNGFLSDIKTGGKDGQPIGESSNYKGKIVGQTKALLHHTDDHSDTEDLLSSANCVDEPSCPDPSHFSEECHQRSPPSKRETEYQVCGTRTKHKGLPKEDMEAGTSSKRQLANSEFSQDTSKGRGPVAWNSLTQVESLGSPSVSCKRKKGSQLNEQQSQTLPHSAKCAVQSQGQCRTRHVSASSKLQQTVGGDEGFPPRDTGAPGMGSSQQIMPLSGDKDIKAQLQAMESLISSSQETIKVLLGVIQELEKGEAQREGLTYRTGQDTANCDTCRNSACIIYRWWLIMFKLGALQATGKHSHWILAAHTNQDLLDMNTTTDPHVSRRLA; encoded by the exons ATGGTGAGCAAAGAAGACGCCAAATGCATTGTTCTGTCAAATTCGGATGAATCAGATTCAGAGACAGGCCCATCACACAACCTTGATGCACAGCCAGGACCAGAATTAGGCAAACAGCAGGTGAAGAAGAGAAACAAGGCCTTACAAGTGCGTTTTAAGGATATTTGTGACGCTCAGAATGAGCATCGGGGAAAACACTCCAGATCCATTTCctgcaaagtgacacacagAAAGTACATGACCATGCCTGCCAGACGCTCTATTCCAAACGTGACCAAGAGTACGGGTGTCCAGACCTCGCCGGACCTCACTAAGCAATACAAGACTTTCCCTTTTGAGAGGAAAAAAGGACATACATTTAAACATACTGCTTTGGTGGAAGATTATAAAGGACAAAACAATGGCTTTTTGAGTGATATAAAGACAGGAGGAAAGGATGGACAACCTATCGGGGAGTCCTCCAATTACAAGGGTAAGATTGTGGGGCAGACAAAAGCATTGCTTCACCACACTGATGACCACAGTGATACAGAGGATTTGCTTTCCAGTGCCAACTGTGTGGATGAACCCTCTTGTCCAGACCCTTCACATTTCTCAGAAGAGTGCCATCAGAGAAGCCCTCCTTCCAAAAGAGAAACGGAGTACCAGGTTTGTGGGACAAGGACCAAACACAAAGGATTACCCAAAGAAGACATGGAAGCTGGCACTTCCTCAAAGCGCCAGCTGgctaactcagagttttcacagGACACGTCAAAGGGCAGGGGCCCTGTTGCGTGGAACTCTTTGACACAGGTGGAGTCTTTAGGAAGCCCGTCTGTGAGCTGTAAACGGAAAAAGGGTTCACAGCTAAACGAACAGCAGTCACAAACACTTCCCCATAGTGCCAAATGTGCCGTGCAGTCACAAGGGCAGTGTCGGACAAGGCATGTGTCAGCCTCCTCTAAACTCCAGCAAACAGTTGGAGGGGATGAGGGCTTTCCTCCAAGAGACACAGGAGCCCCAGGCATGGGGAGCAGCCAGCAGATAATGCCCTTATCTGGAGACAAGGATATCAAAGCACAGCTGCAGGCCATGGAGAGCCTCATCAGCTCGAGCCAGGAGACCATCAAGGTCCTACTTGGAGTTATTCAGGAGCTGGAGAAAGGTGAAGCACAGAGAGAGGG GCTCACCTACCGAACAGGACAAGACACAGCAAATTGTGACACTTGCCGAAACAGCGCATGCATCATTTACAG GTGGTGGTTGATCATGTTTAAACTTGGAGCACTCCAAGCCACAGGGAAACACTCACATTGGATCTTGGCCGCACACACTAATCAAGACCTACTGGATATGAACACCACAACTGACCCACACGTGAGCCGCAGGCTTGCCTAA